The sequence below is a genomic window from Verrucomicrobiia bacterium.
AACCTGGAGCGCGCCGGAAGAAATTACCCGCGCCGTGAAAAAAACCGATTGGGGTTGGTACGCGACGGGACCCGGCAACGGCATTCAGCTCACGCGCGGGCCGCATGCGGGGCGCATTATCATTCCCGCAAACCATTCCGAGGCGAATAAAGACTCCGCCCATGCCGCCACTCGTTCGCATGTTTTTTTCTCGGATGACCACGGCAAAACCTGGCAGCTTGGCGGCACGGAGGAACCGGAAACCAACGAGTCCACCGTCGCGGAATTATCCGATGGTTCCGTGATGCAAAATATGCGTTCCTATCACGAAGGACATCGTCGCGCGGTGGCGACCAGCCAGGACGGCGGCGCGACCTGGTCGCCGCTCCGGCTTGATGACGCGCTGATCGAGCCGATCTGCCAGGGCAGCCTCCTGCGCTGCACGTGGCCGGGCAACGGCGAAAAAAGCCGGTTGATTTTTTCCAACCCGGCGAGCCTGAAGCGGGAAAAAATTACGGTGCGCGTGAGTTACGACGAAGGCCAAACGTGGCCGGCGAGCCGCATGCTTTATGACGGTCCGTCCGCGTATTCGTGCCTGACGATGCTGCCGGACAAATCCATCGGCTGCCTGTACGAATGCGGCAAAAAAACCGCGTATGAAAGTATCGTGCTGGAAAGATTCCCGGTGGCTTGGTTGGATGAGGGTCGCACAACCCAATGAAGGAACGCAGCCATCGCCGTTTTTTTGTAAAAATTATTACGCTGCTAAGCGTCCTTGTGTGTATGCCTGTTGTTAGTGCCAAATCGGATTCAGCGAAATCGGATTGGAAACAGCTGCCGAATCTCCCCGACCGCGTTGGTTTTGCCGGAGCATTTGCAGGGGTGAGCCACGGCGCATTGATTGTTGCCGGTGGCGCGAATTTTCCCGGTGCGATGCCTTGGGACGGCGGCCAAAAAGTTTGGCATGATTCCATTTTTATTTTGCCGAAGCCCGGCGGCCAATGGGCGACCGGTTTTAAGCTGCCGCGCCCGCTAGGTTATGGCGTTTCTGTCACTACGCCGACCGGTGTGTTGTGTTGTGGCGGCTCGGATGCTCAACAACATTTCCGCGATGTGTTTTTGCTCAGTTGGCGCGATGGAAGAATTGAAATCAAAAATTTTCCGCCGCTACCGCTACCGCTGGCCAACGGTTGTGGTGCGTTGATGGGCGATGTGCTTTATGTCGCGGGAGGCATTGATACTCCGACCGCCACCAATGCGTTGAATAATTTCTGGTCGCTCGATTTGTCGCATACTAATGCCGGATGGACGCAACTGGGACCCTGGCCGGGACCGGCGCGGATGCTTTCGGTAGCGGGTGCG
It includes:
- a CDS encoding sialidase family protein, giving the protein MKTLISKILLAACLVAGALTLVVHAETGPETTPVFVSGQDGYHTYRIPSIVVTTNGTVLAFCEGRKNSRSDTGDIDLLLKRSTDGGKTWSPQQLIWSDDANTCGNPTPVVDRDTGVIWLLACWNRGVDKEAGIKTNTALNTEIRDRRRIFVMHSADDGKTWSAPEEITRAVKKTDWGWYATGPGNGIQLTRGPHAGRIIIPANHSEANKDSAHAATRSHVFFSDDHGKTWQLGGTEEPETNESTVAELSDGSVMQNMRSYHEGHRRAVATSQDGGATWSPLRLDDALIEPICQGSLLRCTWPGNGEKSRLIFSNPASLKREKITVRVSYDEGQTWPASRMLYDGPSAYSCLTMLPDKSIGCLYECGKKTAYESIVLERFPVAWLDEGRTTQ
- a CDS encoding kelch repeat-containing protein; translated protein: MPVVSAKSDSAKSDWKQLPNLPDRVGFAGAFAGVSHGALIVAGGANFPGAMPWDGGQKVWHDSIFILPKPGGQWATGFKLPRPLGYGVSVTTPTGVLCCGGSDAQQHFRDVFLLSWRDGRIEIKNFPPLPLPLANGCGALMGDVLYVAGGIDTPTATNALNNFWSLDLSHTNAGWTQLGPWPGPARMLSVAGAWHGNFYLFSGVSLAGDAAGKPVRRYLTDAYCFTPGHGWKKISDLPRAAVAAPSPAANFGNELIIVSGDDGRLVNFEPKSAHPGFPKTVLHYEPHADKWTESRDSLISRATAPMTVWHNLAVIPNGEARPGYRTPEMWGLALK